In the genome of Fibrobacter sp., one region contains:
- a CDS encoding sigma-70 family RNA polymerase sigma factor, translating to MQQQQTNDDQQLFDLWLSGDARGFAGLYDKYKNRVFGFLIRMTGDREIAEDLLQETFFAALRNAEQFDRSRSFLSWLFGIAHKRTIDYFRHAKVETEHKQDAESAVGSKIDAPDQQLSNQNLRGLINEAVETLDPLQREVFLLRELGGVPFKEIAKIMNCPINTALGRMRLALKNIRKELKKRGVDGVQ from the coding sequence ATGCAGCAACAGCAGACAAATGATGATCAGCAGTTGTTTGACCTTTGGTTGAGTGGAGATGCCCGTGGGTTTGCCGGCCTCTATGACAAGTATAAAAACCGGGTATTCGGATTTTTAATCCGGATGACCGGTGACAGAGAGATTGCCGAAGACCTTTTGCAGGAAACTTTTTTTGCTGCACTAAGAAACGCGGAACAATTTGACAGGTCAAGGAGCTTTCTTAGTTGGCTTTTTGGGATTGCTCATAAAAGGACTATAGATTATTTCCGTCACGCAAAGGTTGAAACTGAACACAAACAGGATGCTGAATCAGCAGTAGGAAGTAAAATCGATGCACCGGACCAGCAGTTATCAAATCAAAACCTGCGTGGACTGATTAATGAGGCGGTAGAAACGCTTGATCCTTTGCAGAGAGAGGTTTTTCTTCTGAGGGAACTTGGCGGTGTACCGTTTAAAGAGATAGCGAAGATTATGAATTGTCCTATAAATACTGCCCTGGGCAGGATGCGCCTTGCGCTGAAGAATATTAGAAAGGAATTGAAAAAAAGGGGGGTTGATGGCGTGCAGTAA